One window of Mesorhizobium loti R88b genomic DNA carries:
- a CDS encoding glycerate kinase type-2 family protein, giving the protein MTVLEPKAFLTSIFNAAVAAADPERTIRDHLPAKPKGRTIVIGAGKGSAQMAAAFEKVWDDPIDGLVVTRYGYGAKCERIEIIEAAHPVPDAAGLEASRRLLAKVQGLTADDLVVALISGGGSALLPSPAAGLTLADEIAVNEALLASGAPIAAMNTIRKHLSTIKGGRLAAAAWPAKVVSLVVSDIPGDNPALVASGPTVPDTGSREDALASIAAYGMKLPDAVMAHINSPAADAPNPDDQRFSRNEVHLIASAGVSLEAAAAEARRQGIEAVILSDAIEGEAREVGGVHAAIAREVATRNRPFQKPVLILSGGETTVTLRAKGKGGRNSEFLLAFAIGINSVEGIHALAADTDGIDGSENNAGAFADGSTVSRMRAASVDAKAMLAGNNAWTAFDAVGDLFVPGPTGTNVNDLRAILVR; this is encoded by the coding sequence ATGACCGTGCTCGAGCCCAAGGCCTTCCTCACCTCGATCTTCAATGCCGCCGTCGCCGCCGCCGATCCGGAGCGGACCATCCGTGATCATCTGCCGGCCAAGCCAAAGGGCCGCACCATCGTCATTGGCGCCGGCAAAGGCTCCGCACAGATGGCGGCTGCCTTCGAGAAGGTCTGGGATGACCCGATCGACGGACTGGTCGTTACCCGCTACGGCTATGGCGCCAAATGCGAGCGCATCGAGATCATCGAGGCCGCGCATCCGGTACCGGACGCTGCCGGCCTCGAAGCCTCGCGGCGCCTGCTGGCCAAGGTTCAGGGACTGACGGCGGATGATCTTGTCGTGGCGCTGATATCGGGCGGCGGCTCGGCGCTGCTGCCGTCGCCGGCCGCCGGCCTGACGCTGGCCGACGAGATCGCCGTCAACGAGGCGCTGCTCGCTTCCGGCGCGCCGATCGCAGCGATGAACACCATCCGCAAGCATCTTTCCACCATCAAGGGCGGCCGGCTGGCGGCGGCCGCCTGGCCCGCAAAAGTGGTGTCGCTGGTTGTCTCCGACATTCCCGGCGACAATCCAGCCCTTGTAGCCTCCGGGCCGACTGTTCCCGACACCGGCAGCCGTGAAGACGCGTTGGCGTCGATAGCGGCCTATGGCATGAAACTGCCAGACGCCGTGATGGCGCATATCAATTCGCCGGCTGCCGATGCACCCAACCCCGACGATCAGCGCTTCTCGCGCAACGAGGTGCATCTGATCGCTTCGGCCGGCGTGTCGCTGGAAGCGGCAGCGGCCGAAGCCAGGCGGCAAGGCATCGAGGCCGTCATCCTCTCCGATGCCATCGAGGGCGAAGCGCGCGAGGTTGGCGGCGTTCACGCGGCCATCGCGCGCGAAGTGGCAACGCGCAACAGGCCCTTCCAAAAGCCGGTGCTGATCCTGTCCGGTGGCGAAACGACTGTGACCTTGCGCGCAAAAGGCAAGGGTGGCCGCAACTCGGAATTCCTGCTCGCCTTCGCCATCGGCATCAACAGTGTCGAAGGCATCCACGCCCTGGCCGCCGATACCGACGGCATCGACGGTTCGGAAAACAATGCCGGCGCCTTCGCCGATGGCTCGACCGTATCGCGTATGCGCGCGGCCAGTGTCGATGCCAAGGCCATGCTGGCTGGCAACAACGCCTGGACGGCGTTCGATGCGGTGGGGGATCTGTTTGTGCCTGGCCCGACCGGCACGAACGTCAACGATCTGAGGGCCATTCTCGTCCGCTAG
- a CDS encoding heme-degrading domain-containing protein has protein sequence MAVADDIALIRKQEETLVFPAFDEAVAFKIGSAIRDRALAENLPVIVDIRLWDRPLFYAAMPGSNASNPDWARRKINVVRRFLRSTYRLVLEQQRPDRTFKVGEGLDIADYVLAGGGFPVTVKGAGVIGVIAVSGLPEREDHGVVVDALCDHLGVDKRGLALAPEAE, from the coding sequence ATGGCCGTTGCTGACGACATCGCTCTGATCCGCAAACAGGAAGAAACCCTGGTCTTTCCAGCTTTCGATGAGGCCGTCGCCTTCAAGATCGGTTCCGCCATCCGCGATCGCGCATTGGCCGAAAACCTGCCTGTCATCGTCGACATCAGGCTGTGGGACCGGCCGCTATTTTACGCGGCAATGCCGGGTTCAAACGCTTCCAATCCCGACTGGGCGCGGCGCAAGATCAATGTCGTCAGGCGGTTCCTCAGAAGCACCTACCGTCTTGTGCTGGAACAGCAGCGCCCCGACCGCACCTTCAAGGTGGGTGAAGGCTTGGACATAGCGGATTATGTGCTCGCCGGCGGCGGCTTTCCGGTCACCGTCAAGGGCGCCGGTGTCATCGGCGTGATCGCCGTTTCCGGCCTGCCGGAACGCGAGGATCATGGCGTCGTGGTCGACGCGCTATGTGATCATCTCGGCGTCGACAAGCGCGGGCTGGCGTTGGCTCCGGAAGCCGAATGA
- the guaD gene encoding guanine deaminase: MISTLLRGRTLSFVRWPQTIDDHSAWRYEEDGGLLLHDGRIVAAGAYADVEEQAGEGTKKIDHRPHLLLPGFIDAHVHFPQMQIIASYGAELLDWLNTYTFPEETKFANAQHGRRIARLFLDEMVRHGTTTVAAYCSVHKASAEAFFAESHDRNMLNIAGKVMMDRNAPEGVLDTPQSSYDDTKALIKEWHGKGRQHYAITPRFAITSSPEQMEMAGALCREHPDLHMQTHLSENHAEIAFTQELYPWSRDYTDVYEHYGLLGKKSLFGHCIHLSAREADALSDSGSVAVFCPTSNLFLGSGLFDYQRFRRRDKPLRIAAATDVGGGTNYSMLRTMDEGYKVIALNGEKLNPFQSFWQMTRGNAEALSVADKIGTLDEGTEADIVVLDARATPAMRLRMETAQTLAQELFLLQTLGDDRAVREVYVAGRAAKSDMAI, from the coding sequence ATGATTTCGACACTTCTGCGCGGCCGCACGCTGTCCTTCGTGCGCTGGCCGCAAACCATCGACGATCATTCGGCCTGGCGCTACGAGGAAGACGGCGGCCTGTTGCTCCACGACGGCAGGATCGTCGCCGCAGGTGCCTATGCGGATGTCGAGGAACAGGCCGGCGAGGGGACAAAAAAGATCGATCACCGGCCGCATCTGCTGCTGCCGGGCTTTATCGATGCCCACGTACATTTCCCGCAGATGCAGATCATTGCCTCCTATGGCGCCGAACTGCTCGACTGGCTGAACACCTACACCTTCCCGGAAGAAACGAAATTCGCCAACGCGCAGCACGGCCGCCGCATCGCCCGGCTGTTCCTTGACGAGATGGTGCGCCATGGCACGACGACGGTCGCCGCCTATTGCTCCGTGCACAAAGCCTCGGCGGAAGCCTTTTTCGCCGAGTCGCACGACCGCAACATGCTCAACATCGCCGGCAAGGTGATGATGGACCGCAACGCGCCCGAGGGCGTACTCGACACGCCGCAATCCAGCTATGACGATACGAAGGCGCTGATCAAGGAATGGCATGGCAAGGGCCGGCAGCACTACGCCATCACCCCGCGCTTCGCCATCACCTCGTCGCCGGAACAGATGGAGATGGCCGGCGCGCTGTGCCGCGAACATCCCGACCTGCACATGCAGACGCATCTGTCGGAGAACCACGCCGAGATCGCCTTCACGCAAGAGCTTTATCCGTGGTCGCGCGACTACACCGACGTCTACGAGCATTACGGGCTGCTGGGCAAAAAGAGCCTGTTCGGCCATTGCATCCATCTATCAGCGCGTGAAGCCGACGCACTTTCGGACAGTGGCTCGGTGGCTGTGTTCTGCCCGACCTCAAACCTGTTCCTCGGTTCCGGCCTGTTCGACTATCAGCGCTTTCGCCGCCGCGACAAGCCGCTCAGGATCGCCGCTGCCACCGATGTCGGCGGCGGCACCAATTATTCGATGCTGCGCACCATGGACGAAGGCTACAAGGTGATCGCGCTGAACGGCGAGAAGCTGAACCCGTTCCAGTCCTTCTGGCAGATGACGCGCGGCAATGCCGAAGCGCTGTCGGTGGCCGACAAGATCGGCACGCTGGATGAAGGCACCGAAGCCGACATCGTCGTGCTCGATGCCAGGGCAACACCGGCGATGCGGCTCAGGATGGAAACGGCGCAGACGCTGGCGCAGGAATTGTTCCTGCTGCAGACGCTGGGCGATGACCGCGCCGTGCGCGAGGTCTATGTCGCAGGACGAGCGGCGAAGAGCGATATGGCGATTTAG
- a CDS encoding urate hydroxylase PuuD codes for MMDFAIFWEWLSFAVRWLHVVTGIAWIGSSFYFVALDLGLRQRPGMPVGAFGEEWQVHGGGFYHIQKYLVAPAEMPEHLTWFKWESYATWLSGFAMLCVVYYAGADLFLIDPNVLPMSVPVGILLSMATIGVGWVVYDLLCRSPLGKSDTGLMLVLYGVLVFIAWGLTHLFTGRAAFLHLGAITATIMSANVFLVIIPNQKIVVADLIAGRKPDPKYGKIAKQRSLHNNYLTLPVLFLMLSNHYPLAFATQFNWVIASLVFIIGVLIRHYFNTVHKRAGNPHWTWLGALVLFIIIIWLSTVPKVLTGEPKASASADIYIASAHFPAVRDTVLGRCSMCHAAEPVYEGIYHAPKGVMLDTDADIANHAREIYLQAGRSHAMPPANVSQITDKERALLVAWFEGAGK; via the coding sequence ATGATGGATTTCGCGATTTTCTGGGAATGGCTGAGCTTCGCCGTGCGCTGGCTGCATGTCGTCACCGGCATCGCCTGGATAGGTTCGTCGTTCTATTTCGTCGCGCTCGATCTTGGCCTGCGCCAGCGTCCGGGCATGCCTGTCGGCGCCTTCGGCGAGGAGTGGCAGGTTCATGGCGGCGGCTTCTACCACATCCAGAAATATCTGGTGGCGCCGGCCGAAATGCCGGAGCACCTGACATGGTTCAAATGGGAATCCTACGCCACCTGGCTGTCCGGCTTCGCCATGCTTTGCGTCGTCTATTATGCCGGCGCCGACCTATTCCTGATCGATCCCAATGTGCTGCCGATGTCGGTGCCGGTCGGCATCCTTTTGTCGATGGCGACAATCGGCGTCGGCTGGGTGGTCTATGATCTCTTGTGCCGCTCGCCGCTTGGCAAAAGCGACACCGGCCTGATGCTGGTGCTCTACGGCGTGCTGGTGTTCATCGCCTGGGGGCTGACGCATCTGTTCACCGGCCGCGCCGCCTTCCTGCATCTGGGCGCCATCACCGCCACGATCATGTCAGCCAATGTCTTCTTGGTCATCATCCCCAACCAGAAGATCGTCGTCGCCGACCTGATCGCCGGCCGCAAACCCGATCCGAAATACGGCAAGATCGCCAAGCAGCGCTCGCTTCACAACAACTACCTGACGCTGCCTGTGCTGTTCCTGATGCTGTCGAACCACTATCCCTTGGCGTTCGCCACGCAGTTCAACTGGGTCATCGCCTCGCTGGTGTTCATCATCGGCGTCTTGATCCGGCATTATTTCAACACCGTGCACAAGCGTGCCGGCAACCCGCACTGGACGTGGCTGGGTGCCCTTGTCCTGTTCATCATCATCATCTGGCTGTCGACCGTGCCCAAGGTGCTGACCGGTGAGCCCAAGGCGTCGGCCTCGGCGGACATCTATATCGCCTCGGCGCATTTCCCGGCCGTGCGCGACACGGTGCTCGGTCGCTGTTCGATGTGCCATGCGGCCGAACCTGTCTATGAGGGCATCTATCACGCGCCCAAGGGGGTGATGCTGGACACTGACGCTGACATCGCCAACCATGCCCGCGAGATCTATCTGCAGGCCGGCCGCAGCCACGCCATGCCGCCGGCCAACGTCAGCCAAATCACTGACAAGGAACGGGCGCTGCTGGTGGCCTGGTTCGAAGGCGCAGGGAAATAG
- a CDS encoding LysR family transcriptional regulator, producing the protein MAYLDNIAVFVRVVELGNLSAAGRDMRISPAVASNRIKELEKHLGVRLFNRTTRQLMPTEHGTVFYSGAKQVLEAITEAEAAVSALSGQPRGTIKVTAPLGLGRRLVASGIPDFHDKYPDIEVRLRLSDHNVDIMKEGIDVAFRLGIIEDSSLRMRGIMECERVLVAAPKYLEARGEPLEPQELIGKKHDCLMLRYSGAREYVWTLQTAAGPQKFEVHGPYDTDDGDVLTGWALSGRGIINKPRFEVEPFIRDRRLQVILANTPPTPVQFAAVYPHKKLQDPKVRLLLDFMAERCQRLINDLLAGK; encoded by the coding sequence ATGGCCTATCTCGACAACATCGCCGTCTTCGTTCGCGTCGTCGAACTCGGCAATCTGTCAGCGGCCGGGCGCGACATGCGCATTTCGCCGGCGGTCGCCTCTAACCGCATCAAGGAGTTGGAGAAGCACCTTGGAGTGCGGCTGTTTAATCGCACGACCAGACAGTTGATGCCGACCGAGCATGGCACGGTGTTCTACTCGGGCGCCAAGCAGGTGCTGGAGGCGATCACCGAAGCGGAGGCGGCGGTCTCGGCATTGTCCGGCCAGCCGCGCGGTACCATCAAAGTGACCGCACCGCTTGGCCTCGGCCGTCGGTTGGTAGCTTCGGGCATTCCCGATTTCCACGACAAATATCCCGATATCGAGGTGCGGCTCAGGCTCTCGGACCACAATGTCGACATCATGAAGGAAGGTATCGATGTGGCCTTCCGGCTCGGCATTATCGAGGATTCCAGCCTCAGGATGCGCGGCATCATGGAATGCGAGCGCGTGCTGGTGGCCGCGCCGAAATATCTGGAGGCCCGCGGCGAACCGTTGGAGCCGCAGGAACTGATCGGCAAGAAGCATGATTGCCTGATGCTGCGCTATTCCGGCGCGCGCGAATATGTGTGGACGCTGCAGACGGCCGCCGGCCCGCAGAAATTCGAAGTGCACGGCCCCTACGATACCGACGATGGCGACGTGCTGACCGGCTGGGCGCTGTCCGGGCGTGGCATCATCAACAAGCCGCGCTTCGAGGTCGAACCCTTCATTCGCGACCGGCGGCTGCAGGTGATCCTCGCCAACACGCCGCCGACGCCGGTGCAATTCGCCGCCGTCTATCCCCACAAAAAGCTGCAGGACCCGAAGGTGCGGCTGTTGCTCGACTTCATGGCCGAGCGCTGCCAGCGGCTGATCAATGACCTTCTGGCTGGAAAGTAG
- a CDS encoding LLM class flavin-dependent oxidoreductase, producing the protein MDNGATMHLAVSLFAGTADPSPELEFSHLAGLVQKAEAAGLDMVLLADSAPAAGGDTPNQQMPFEATTLLAALATVTSKIGLVAAASTIAHQPYNLARRFASLDIISHGRAGWSATMAQSPREAANFSRPEGFSDADFRRRTEEYIGIVRGLWQGWDADALLFDKSGGRFHNPEKMHTLDHKGEFFSVRGPLNVARSPQDTPVLVLSGLSVSDLDIAVRTADVILLDDEPNEGAKASYDDLKRRILACGREPDAVKVLTNIAPGTAGKLAAFADGLAEKFQSESCDGFNVQLPTQRSALDAFADLVVPELRRLGLFRENYRGTTLRSHLGPAGGGEQ; encoded by the coding sequence ATGGACAACGGCGCCACAATGCATCTTGCCGTTTCGCTGTTTGCGGGAACCGCCGATCCATCGCCCGAGCTGGAATTCAGCCATCTTGCTGGTCTTGTGCAAAAGGCCGAAGCCGCCGGACTGGACATGGTGCTGCTTGCCGATTCCGCGCCGGCGGCCGGCGGGGACACGCCCAACCAGCAGATGCCGTTCGAAGCGACGACCTTGCTGGCGGCGCTAGCGACGGTGACAAGCAAGATCGGCCTCGTCGCCGCGGCCTCGACCATTGCCCACCAACCCTACAATCTGGCGCGCCGTTTTGCTTCGCTCGACATCATCAGCCATGGCCGCGCCGGATGGAGCGCCACGATGGCGCAGAGCCCTCGTGAGGCCGCCAATTTCAGCCGGCCGGAAGGATTTTCCGACGCTGATTTTCGCCGCCGCACCGAGGAATATATCGGCATCGTTCGAGGCCTGTGGCAGGGCTGGGATGCAGATGCATTGCTATTCGACAAGAGCGGCGGCCGCTTCCACAACCCCGAAAAAATGCACACGCTTGACCACAAAGGCGAATTCTTTTCGGTGCGTGGCCCGCTGAATGTTGCACGATCGCCCCAGGATACGCCGGTGTTGGTGCTGTCCGGCCTGTCGGTATCAGATCTGGATATTGCCGTCCGCACCGCCGATGTCATCCTGTTGGACGACGAACCGAACGAGGGCGCGAAAGCAAGCTACGACGATCTCAAGCGCCGCATCCTCGCCTGCGGGCGCGAGCCTGATGCCGTTAAGGTGCTGACGAACATTGCGCCCGGCACGGCGGGAAAGCTGGCTGCCTTTGCCGACGGGCTGGCGGAAAAATTCCAGTCGGAAAGCTGCGACGGGTTCAACGTCCAGCTGCCGACACAGCGTTCGGCACTCGACGCGTTCGCCGATCTTGTCGTGCCGGAGCTGCGGCGGCTTGGCTTGTTTCGAGAGAATTATCGCGGCACGACCTTGCGCTCGCATCTTGGGCCTGCCGGTGGAGGTGAGCAATGA
- a CDS encoding LLM class flavin-dependent oxidoreductase, with the protein MTAQMKLGAFLWATGHHIAAWRHPKAHVTAGIDIDHYIQLARTAEAAKFDMIFCEDAAGLREANVEIASQTSRSIGFEPISLLSALAAQTSRIGLVSTASTSYNEPYGLARTFLSLDHLSGGRAGWNLVTSASPIEAANFGATGLKPHADRYERAREFAEVVTGLWRGKASGHDGQSFSVRDPLDLPRSPQGAPVMVQAGASDVGRNLAARTADVVFTAAQTFEEAKAFYDDLKGRMAAYGREPDDIKIMPGVSPVVAETEAEAREKHEELQALIPDDVGVALLSSYLSISDLGRYPIDGPLPELPESEGMKSRQALVVEQSRRDGLSIRQLARHFAGARGHWRIVGTAAQVADELQARFEGGAADGFNVMPAYFPGELDAFATLVVPELQRRGLFRRDYEGRTLRDHLGLKRPA; encoded by the coding sequence ATGACCGCGCAGATGAAGCTCGGTGCCTTCCTGTGGGCGACGGGCCACCATATCGCCGCCTGGCGCCATCCCAAGGCGCATGTAACCGCCGGTATCGACATCGATCATTACATCCAGCTGGCGCGCACGGCGGAAGCGGCGAAGTTCGACATGATCTTCTGCGAGGACGCCGCAGGCCTGCGCGAGGCCAATGTCGAGATCGCCAGCCAGACGTCGCGTTCGATCGGCTTCGAGCCGATCAGCCTGCTGTCTGCGCTGGCCGCGCAAACCAGCCGCATCGGCCTCGTTTCCACCGCCTCGACAAGCTACAACGAGCCCTATGGCCTCGCGCGCACCTTTTTGTCGCTCGACCATCTGAGCGGCGGCCGGGCCGGCTGGAACCTGGTCACCTCGGCCAGCCCCATCGAAGCCGCCAATTTCGGCGCGACCGGCCTCAAGCCCCATGCCGACCGTTACGAGCGGGCGCGAGAATTCGCCGAGGTGGTCACCGGGCTTTGGCGCGGCAAGGCTTCCGGCCATGACGGCCAGAGCTTTTCGGTTCGGGACCCGCTGGATCTGCCGCGGTCACCCCAGGGCGCGCCGGTCATGGTTCAGGCTGGCGCCTCGGATGTCGGCCGCAACCTTGCCGCCCGCACCGCAGACGTGGTCTTCACGGCAGCGCAAACCTTCGAGGAAGCGAAGGCCTTTTATGACGACCTCAAGGGGCGCATGGCCGCCTATGGGCGTGAGCCTGACGACATCAAGATCATGCCGGGCGTCTCACCCGTGGTGGCGGAAACCGAGGCCGAAGCCCGCGAGAAGCATGAGGAATTGCAGGCGCTCATTCCCGACGATGTCGGCGTGGCGCTGCTGTCCAGCTATCTCAGCATCTCCGATCTCGGGCGCTATCCGATCGACGGGCCGTTGCCGGAACTGCCCGAAAGCGAGGGGATGAAAAGCCGGCAGGCGCTGGTGGTCGAGCAATCGCGCCGCGACGGCCTTTCCATCCGCCAGCTTGCCCGCCACTTCGCCGGCGCGCGCGGCCATTGGCGTATTGTCGGCACGGCGGCGCAGGTCGCCGACGAATTGCAGGCGCGGTTCGAAGGCGGTGCTGCCGACGGCTTCAATGTCATGCCGGCTTATTTCCCGGGCGAACTCGATGCCTTTGCCACACTGGTCGTGCCGGAACTGCAGCGGCGCGGCCTGTTCCGGAGGGACTATGAGGGGCGCACGTTGCGCGACCATCTAGGCTTGAAGCGGCCGGCCTGA
- a CDS encoding PhzF family phenazine biosynthesis protein yields MDVLKIAAFSDGDTGGNPAGVLIDDVLPDAAEMQRLAAEVGFSETAFAAPDGERWRVRYFSPESEVPFCGHATIALGAALVRQFGDGIFPLTLNQASITVEGFRDGANVVAALQSPPTKSRPAPPELITEALALFGYSPSDLDPAIPPALIHGGADHLVLPLKSRDVLAAMHYELKAGQAFMRREGLVTVLLAYAETPRLFHTRNPFASGGVYEDPATGASTAAFAGYLRDIGWPHGGAIDIVQGEDMGMRSRLHADIPPAPGSSIRVSGTARMMDEA; encoded by the coding sequence ATGGATGTTCTGAAAATCGCGGCTTTTTCGGATGGCGACACCGGCGGCAATCCGGCCGGAGTGTTGATAGACGACGTGTTGCCGGATGCGGCCGAAATGCAGCGTCTTGCGGCGGAGGTCGGCTTTTCGGAAACCGCCTTCGCTGCGCCGGATGGGGAGCGCTGGCGGGTTCGCTATTTCTCGCCGGAATCCGAGGTTCCGTTCTGCGGTCATGCCACCATCGCTCTAGGAGCGGCTTTGGTTCGCCAGTTTGGCGACGGGATTTTCCCGCTGACCCTCAACCAAGCAAGCATCACCGTCGAAGGGTTCCGCGATGGGGCGAACGTTGTAGCCGCACTGCAGTCACCGCCGACAAAAAGCAGGCCGGCTCCGCCGGAGCTGATCACGGAGGCGCTGGCGTTGTTCGGCTACTCGCCAAGCGATCTCGATCCCGCCATTCCGCCTGCGCTGATCCATGGCGGCGCCGACCACCTCGTGCTCCCCCTGAAGTCGCGCGACGTACTGGCCGCCATGCACTACGAGCTGAAAGCCGGCCAGGCCTTCATGCGGCGCGAAGGGCTGGTGACCGTTCTGCTCGCTTATGCCGAAACGCCGCGGCTGTTCCACACGCGCAATCCCTTTGCCTCGGGCGGCGTCTATGAGGATCCGGCGACGGGAGCGTCGACGGCTGCCTTCGCCGGCTATCTGCGTGACATCGGCTGGCCGCATGGCGGCGCGATCGATATCGTGCAAGGCGAAGACATGGGCATGCGCTCGCGCCTGCATGCCGATATCCCGCCCGCGCCAGGCAGCTCGATCAGGGTTTCCGGCACGGCCCGGATGATGGACGAAGCATAG
- the xdhC gene encoding xanthine dehydrogenase accessory protein XdhC encodes MNSKVQSLKAFLASAGRVALVEVAGTKGSTPREKGAFMLVSASAILGTIGGGQLEYMALDKARQMVMPSGRLGSVGRLQSSSRIEVDEVCATLDVPLGPEIGQCCGGRVEVLIRLVDATLAAELVATAEAEEAHLPHVYIFGGGHVGQALAASLALLPIHAVVIETRAEALEGMPETVETRLTPMPEAEIRKAPPGAAFAILTHDHALDFLIVTEALKRDDAAYVGMIGSKTKKATFKNWFLKSAEGSEAEFARLVSPIGGDAVKDKRPPVIAALAAAQIMTALVVHNASSNADHQVRQEKAMAG; translated from the coding sequence ATGAACTCGAAAGTGCAAAGCCTGAAAGCCTTTCTTGCCAGCGCCGGCCGGGTCGCGCTGGTCGAAGTGGCCGGCACCAAAGGCTCGACGCCTCGCGAGAAAGGCGCCTTCATGCTCGTCTCGGCATCGGCGATTCTTGGCACGATCGGCGGAGGTCAGCTCGAATACATGGCTCTCGACAAGGCGCGGCAGATGGTAATGCCGTCCGGTCGGCTTGGTTCGGTCGGCCGTCTTCAATCAAGTTCCCGCATCGAGGTCGATGAAGTCTGCGCCACACTCGACGTACCTCTGGGGCCGGAGATCGGCCAATGCTGCGGTGGGCGTGTCGAAGTCTTGATCCGACTTGTCGATGCCACGCTCGCTGCCGAGCTGGTTGCGACGGCGGAAGCCGAAGAGGCACACCTGCCGCATGTCTACATCTTCGGCGGCGGGCATGTCGGCCAGGCGCTGGCCGCATCGCTTGCGCTCTTGCCCATTCATGCCGTCGTCATCGAGACGCGGGCCGAGGCGCTGGAGGGGATGCCGGAAACCGTCGAGACACGGCTGACCCCGATGCCGGAGGCCGAGATTCGCAAAGCTCCCCCCGGCGCGGCTTTCGCGATCCTCACGCATGACCACGCACTGGATTTCCTGATCGTCACCGAAGCGCTGAAACGCGACGACGCGGCCTATGTCGGCATGATCGGCTCGAAGACCAAGAAGGCCACGTTCAAGAACTGGTTCCTGAAGTCAGCTGAAGGCAGCGAGGCGGAGTTTGCCCGGCTCGTCTCGCCGATCGGCGGCGATGCCGTCAAGGACAAGCGCCCTCCGGTGATCGCCGCCCTCGCAGCCGCCCAGATCATGACGGCGCTGGTCGTTCACAATGCGTCGTCAAATGCCGACCACCAGGTCCGGCAGGAAAAGGCGATGGCTGGTTAG